From a region of the Chitinophagales bacterium genome:
- a CDS encoding NAD(P)/FAD-dependent oxidoreductase, with protein MAETFDTIIMGGGLAGLSLSIQLAEAGRQVVVFERNKYPFHRVCGEYVAMESWQYLQRIGMPLSAMQLPVINKLQVSTLRGKVLTHTLDPGGFGISRYLLDATLAAIARSKGVNLMEQCKVEDCEWQGNGFSVMAGGKILFGKTAVGAFGKRSNLDKKLHRNMQPNTSLTDSNWVGVKYHISSDLPAEVIQLHNFDGGYCGLSKVEGSAYCLCYLTKAGNLKKFDGDIRKMEEHLLAKNPFLARIFSMRSAFLVKDPITISQVNFGRKLPVENNILMLGDAAGLVAPLCGNGMSMALHAASICFHLLEDYLSGKINRLELEKNYADSWKKLFSIRLKAGKVLQPLLVNSRLANPAVTMLKFLPGITGKIISLTHGKSF; from the coding sequence ATGGCGGAAACATTTGACACGATTATTATGGGAGGGGGCCTTGCGGGACTTTCCCTTTCCATTCAATTGGCTGAAGCAGGCCGGCAAGTCGTCGTTTTTGAACGAAACAAATATCCCTTTCATCGTGTTTGCGGCGAATATGTCGCTATGGAATCATGGCAATACCTGCAGCGAATTGGTATGCCGTTAAGTGCTATGCAATTGCCCGTCATCAATAAATTGCAGGTTTCTACCCTCCGGGGAAAGGTGCTAACGCATACGCTTGACCCGGGTGGATTTGGCATCAGCCGCTATTTGCTGGATGCCACGCTTGCCGCTATTGCCCGTTCCAAAGGGGTTAATCTTATGGAACAATGTAAGGTGGAAGACTGTGAATGGCAAGGAAATGGGTTTAGCGTGATGGCAGGCGGTAAAATTCTATTTGGCAAAACTGCAGTTGGCGCTTTTGGAAAACGGTCTAACCTGGATAAAAAGCTTCATCGCAATATGCAGCCGAACACCTCTCTGACGGATTCAAACTGGGTGGGAGTGAAGTATCATATCAGTTCGGATTTGCCAGCAGAAGTAATTCAACTGCATAATTTTGACGGTGGATATTGCGGTTTGTCAAAAGTTGAGGGATCTGCATATTGCTTATGTTACCTTACAAAAGCCGGTAACTTAAAGAAATTTGATGGTGATATCCGTAAGATGGAAGAACATTTACTTGCAAAGAATCCTTTTCTCGCGCGGATATTCAGCATGCGGTCAGCTTTTCTTGTTAAAGATCCGATTACCATTTCACAGGTGAATTTCGGGCGTAAGTTGCCGGTTGAAAATAATATACTGATGCTGGGAGATGCTGCCGGATTAGTGGCGCCACTTTGCGGCAACGGAATGAGTATGGCGTTGCATGCAGCATCTATCTGCTTCCATTTACTGGAAGATTACTTATCAGGAAAAATAAACAGGCTTGAGCTGGAAAAGAATTATGCTGACAGCTGGAAGAAGCTATTTTCAATACGATTAAAGGCAGGTAAGGTTTTGCAGC
- a CDS encoding methyltransferase domain-containing protein, with product MKKWEHRHSGPELMDGTALPDDDLFLNYKELHFINRWLGGYRITLKGLKVFVEKDKVLSVLDAGCGGGDMLKVVAMWGRKNKVKLQLTGIDLSAAAIRYAQQNCRDYPEISLLQGDIFTHLEQGNSYDVIMQTLLTHHFTDQQVAQLLRLMHDTVRIGFLINDLQRHVFAYYSIQWLTQLFSSSYLVKHDAPLSVLRGFQREEWYELLSEALVANASVSWEWAFRYLVVFKR from the coding sequence ATGAAAAAATGGGAACATCGCCATAGCGGTCCTGAACTAATGGATGGCACTGCATTGCCGGATGATGACCTGTTTCTTAATTACAAAGAATTACATTTTATCAATCGGTGGCTTGGAGGTTACCGGATTACGCTGAAAGGGCTTAAAGTATTTGTCGAAAAAGATAAAGTACTGTCAGTGCTGGATGCAGGCTGTGGTGGCGGTGATATGCTGAAAGTTGTTGCCATGTGGGGACGAAAAAACAAGGTTAAGCTGCAACTGACGGGAATAGATCTCAGTGCCGCAGCAATTAGGTATGCGCAACAAAATTGTCGTGATTACCCTGAAATCTCTTTATTGCAGGGAGATATATTTACGCACCTCGAGCAAGGTAACAGCTATGATGTAATCATGCAGACACTACTGACACATCATTTCACTGATCAACAGGTTGCGCAATTGTTAAGGTTAATGCATGATACAGTGAGAATTGGATTTCTTATCAATGATTTGCAACGTCATGTATTCGCCTACTATAGTATTCAATGGCTCACGCAGCTGTTTTCATCATCCTACCTGGTTAAGCATGATGCACCGTTATCTGTTTTAAGGGGTTTTCAACGAGAAGAATGGTATGAACTGTTGTCTGAAGCATTGGTTGCCAATGCCAGCGTCAGTTGGGAGTGGGCTTTTCGTTACCTGGTCGTTTTCAAAAGATAA
- a CDS encoding type III polyketide synthase has protein sequence MKKKKSNGSLIVSIGTAVPDNRYRQQAIADFMIRFFGTDDESSRKLSVIYNRSGIEFRHSVLPDFFADGKKPRLFIDPQQNPVLTNRLQIYGEEAIRLAAKAATYCLQQLRVTDAKRLLPVTHLITVSCTGMSAPGLDLQLMQELSLPGTVHRTSVNFMGCYAAFHALKIADAICRSDEAAMVMIVMVELCSLHFQPEMDSQNMVVNSLFADGAAAMLITSGRKCRQLTVPALRLNSFYSRVIHEGAEMMTWKPAEMGFLMRLDSMVPQLIEEHSNHLMKEAMLSFGSKRSKVTHWAIHPGGRKILEAVQRGMQLSNHNLKESYAVLRSFGNMSSPSIAFVLKMIMQEKLQWKKKEKIFAAGFGPGLTIETAMLQPVIT, from the coding sequence ATGAAGAAGAAAAAAAGCAATGGGAGTCTGATCGTATCGATTGGTACAGCAGTGCCTGATAATCGCTATCGTCAGCAGGCAATCGCTGATTTTATGATCCGCTTTTTTGGAACTGATGATGAATCGTCACGCAAGTTGTCAGTTATCTATAACAGGAGTGGCATTGAATTCAGGCACAGTGTGCTGCCGGATTTCTTTGCAGACGGAAAAAAGCCCCGCCTGTTTATTGACCCACAACAAAACCCAGTGCTTACCAACCGTCTCCAAATTTATGGAGAAGAAGCCATTAGGCTGGCCGCAAAAGCTGCAACATATTGCCTGCAGCAATTGAGGGTAACAGATGCAAAGCGACTGTTGCCTGTAACACATCTGATAACGGTAAGCTGCACAGGCATGTCGGCACCTGGCCTGGATTTGCAACTGATGCAGGAATTGTCACTGCCGGGAACTGTGCACCGCACAAGCGTCAATTTTATGGGTTGCTATGCGGCCTTCCATGCCCTGAAGATTGCTGATGCTATCTGTCGTTCAGATGAAGCTGCAATGGTTATGATTGTTATGGTTGAATTATGTTCATTGCATTTCCAGCCTGAAATGGATAGTCAGAATATGGTGGTGAATTCATTGTTTGCAGATGGTGCAGCCGCTATGCTAATCACATCCGGGCGAAAATGCCGACAGCTGACTGTGCCAGCACTCAGGCTTAACAGTTTTTACTCCAGAGTCATTCATGAAGGGGCAGAGATGATGACATGGAAACCTGCTGAGATGGGCTTTTTAATGAGACTCGATTCGATGGTGCCGCAACTGATTGAAGAGCATTCAAACCATTTGATGAAAGAGGCAATGTTGAGCTTCGGCAGCAAGCGATCCAAAGTGACACATTGGGCAATTCATCCCGGCGGCCGTAAAATATTGGAAGCTGTTCAGCGCGGAATGCAGTTGTCAAACCATAACCTGAAAGAATCTTACGCAGTGTTGCGGAGTTTTGGAAATATGTCGTCGCCGTCAATCGCTTTTGTTTTGAAGATGATCATGCAGGAGAAACTGCAATGGAAAAAGAAAGAGAAGATTTTCGCAGCGGGCTTCGGCCCGGGCCTTACCATTGAAACAGCTATGCTTCAACCTGTCATCACGTGA
- the msrB gene encoding peptide-methionine (R)-S-oxide reductase MsrB has translation MKEKTPEEWKVILDPESYYVLREKGTERPFTGKYNKHNDAGTYICKGCGTELFSSATKYDSGCGWPSFFDALDNGMIHTNTDYSHGMIRKEITCANCGGHLGHVFDDGPNPTGTRYCVNSLSLDFKQEEKE, from the coding sequence ATGAAAGAGAAAACACCGGAAGAATGGAAAGTAATACTGGACCCCGAAAGTTACTATGTGCTGAGGGAAAAGGGAACCGAGCGCCCTTTTACAGGTAAATACAATAAGCACAATGATGCAGGAACTTATATTTGCAAAGGTTGCGGAACCGAACTTTTCTCATCAGCCACGAAGTATGATTCAGGATGTGGCTGGCCCAGCTTTTTTGATGCTCTCGATAATGGGATGATTCATACTAACACAGATTACAGCCATGGCATGATCCGCAAAGAAATTACCTGTGCAAATTGCGGCGGACACCTTGGTCATGTATTCGATGATGGTCCTAACCCAACCGGTACCAGGTATTGTGTTAATTCTTTATCGCTGGATTTCAAACAAGAAGAGAAAGAATAG
- a CDS encoding cation transporter, protein MRNLKIVAPLFLLLLLPSLIMADDAKKKTEIIYIQTSAVCGECKERIESAVKDLKGIKQAELNLTDKKLMVEYAVGKTTPETIKQAVAKSGYDADEVKADPSAYQSLPMCCKKDEGKH, encoded by the coding sequence ATGAGAAATTTAAAAATTGTGGCCCCCTTGTTTTTATTGCTGTTACTCCCATCACTGATTATGGCTGACGACGCAAAAAAGAAGACTGAAATAATTTATATCCAGACATCTGCCGTTTGTGGCGAATGCAAAGAGCGGATTGAATCAGCGGTGAAAGATTTAAAAGGAATTAAGCAAGCGGAACTTAATTTAACCGACAAAAAGCTCATGGTTGAATACGCCGTTGGGAAAACTACTCCGGAAACAATCAAGCAAGCAGTCGCTAAAAGCGGTTATGATGCCGATGAAGTGAAAGCTGATCCATCTGCTTACCAGTCCTTGCCAATGTGTTGCAAGAAAGACGAAGGAAAGCACTAA